The DNA sequence GTCTAAATCGACGGAGCGGACACGCATTTTCCTCGCTCTTTCTTCACAATCCTCTATTCCTTTAATCCTCTCGAGACGATATGCTTCTTTAACAAGAAACGAGTTCTTTCGGTTGGAGTTATAATTTGGGCTAAGTGCCACCTCGTGGTTtctatgttttgttgttgttgtcaaattaTTCTGGCCAGATCGATTAATATGCTCGCTTTTCTTTTCGTCGCCAACAGCAATCCATGCATCAAATAAATCCATTCCATCGTTGTGATTTATCAAGTCCCTGAACTTATCCTTCCAGGTTCGTTTTGGGGAAGGACAGCGTGGTTTAATAGAACTTTTTACCACACTCTCCCATTTTGCCAAGCAGTCTTTGTGAGCTCGCTTGTAAGCGTTCGAGTTTTCAAGATTAGCGTCTCTCAACCAACGATCGTTCACTACTACATCCACAACTTCTTCACCTGTTTCTTGACTACAAAT is a window from the Nematostella vectensis chromosome 9, jaNemVect1.1, whole genome shotgun sequence genome containing:
- the LOC116619867 gene encoding uncharacterized protein LOC116619867; protein product: MEGFVSISLDSNICDICSQETGEEVVDVVVNDRWLRDANLENSNAYKRAHKDCLAKWESVVKSSIKPRCPSPKRTWKDKFRDLINHNDGMDLFDAWIAVGDEKKSEHINRSGQNNLTTTTKHRNHEVALSPNYNSNRKNSFLVKEAYRLERIKGIEDCEERARKMRVRSVDLDDEELKDSTKERNLKHFTVGELNQLDKEKVQEIIRNFKDKIREVSSELINVLQERDSLSQQADTLQVTAAQLVNLQQRQNIKTLRVDHAGYFTAPKIV